One stretch of Bernardetia sp. DNA includes these proteins:
- a CDS encoding amidophosphoribosyltransferase, whose amino-acid sequence MSESLKHECGVAFLRLRKPLGYYIEKYGTPAYPVNKMFLLMEKQHNRGQDGAGLASIKIDMKKGYQYIDRLRSIEEQPINHIFNRVGKKFSKAQKEGKKYYNAKWVKKNIPFAGELFLGHLRYATYGANDERFCHPLLRSSNWRSRNLLLAGNFNMTNAEDLFTHLAELGQFPQEQGDTITALEKIGHFLDRENQHYYAQYQQEKKAKLAFDVSPNGKNNDEKQHFEEQFHHPLTNEEIIEKVEQNIDWKKILQRSCNDFDGGYVMVGMAGHGDAFVARDPASIRPAYYYINDEVIVAASEKPAIKTAFNCDYSEIQELEGGHALIVNKKAEYEIIKFQEPLPKKSCSFERIYFSRGTDPEIYAERKMLGRMLHHQVLDAIDHDLANTIFSYIPNTAETAFLGLVKGVEHHLIAQREKTLNPDEKLSDEESSKIMTFRPRVEKLVIKDSKMRTFITGDAQRDDMVAHVYDTTYEIVRKGIDTLVVIDDSIVRGTTLEKSILTMLDKLEPKKIVIVSSAPQIRFPDCYGIDMSRQHEFVVFRALLALLEERHLKYMLDDVYEKCLASKKQPLEKVVNHVKELYDMFEYKEVSDKVAEIISKNIKAEVKVVFQTVENLHKACPNHLGDWYFTGNYPTRGGNRVANQAFINFMEGKKTRAY is encoded by the coding sequence ATGAGCGAATCTCTCAAACACGAATGTGGCGTTGCTTTTCTTCGCCTTCGCAAACCTCTTGGATATTATATAGAAAAATACGGAACACCTGCTTATCCAGTCAATAAAATGTTCTTGCTTATGGAAAAACAACATAACCGAGGGCAAGACGGTGCAGGCTTGGCAAGTATCAAAATTGATATGAAAAAAGGCTATCAATACATCGACAGACTTCGTTCTATTGAAGAACAGCCTATCAATCATATTTTTAATAGAGTAGGAAAGAAATTTAGTAAGGCTCAAAAAGAAGGGAAAAAATACTACAATGCAAAATGGGTAAAAAAGAATATTCCTTTTGCTGGAGAGCTATTTTTAGGACACTTGCGTTATGCTACGTATGGAGCAAACGATGAGCGTTTTTGCCATCCTCTTTTGAGAAGTAGTAACTGGAGAAGTAGAAACTTACTTTTGGCTGGAAACTTTAATATGACTAATGCTGAAGATTTGTTTACACATTTGGCAGAATTAGGACAGTTTCCACAAGAACAAGGCGACACGATTACAGCACTAGAAAAGATTGGGCATTTTTTGGATAGAGAAAATCAACATTATTACGCCCAATACCAACAAGAAAAGAAAGCAAAACTTGCCTTTGATGTAAGTCCAAATGGTAAAAACAATGATGAAAAACAACATTTTGAAGAGCAGTTTCATCATCCACTTACCAATGAAGAAATCATTGAAAAAGTAGAACAAAATATTGATTGGAAGAAAATTTTACAGCGTTCTTGCAACGATTTTGATGGAGGATATGTCATGGTAGGGATGGCTGGTCATGGAGATGCATTTGTAGCCCGAGACCCTGCAAGTATTCGCCCTGCGTATTACTATATCAATGATGAGGTTATTGTGGCTGCCTCTGAAAAGCCTGCTATCAAAACGGCATTTAATTGTGATTATTCTGAAATTCAAGAACTAGAAGGAGGACATGCCTTAATAGTGAATAAAAAAGCAGAGTATGAAATTATTAAATTTCAAGAACCGTTACCGAAAAAGTCGTGTAGCTTCGAAAGAATTTATTTTTCAAGAGGAACAGACCCAGAAATTTATGCAGAACGCAAAATGTTAGGGCGTATGCTTCACCATCAAGTGTTGGATGCCATAGACCATGATTTGGCAAATACTATCTTTTCATATATTCCTAATACTGCCGAAACAGCATTTTTAGGTTTAGTAAAAGGAGTAGAACATCATCTGATTGCACAGCGTGAAAAGACATTGAATCCAGATGAAAAACTCTCGGATGAAGAATCTTCAAAAATAATGACGTTTCGTCCAAGAGTGGAGAAATTAGTTATAAAAGATTCCAAAATGCGAACTTTCATTACTGGTGATGCACAGCGTGATGATATGGTAGCTCACGTTTATGATACAACTTACGAAATTGTAAGAAAAGGCATTGATACACTTGTTGTGATTGATGATTCGATTGTTAGGGGAACAACGTTAGAAAAAAGTATTTTGACAATGCTAGACAAGCTAGAACCTAAGAAAATTGTCATTGTTTCATCTGCTCCTCAAATTCGTTTTCCAGATTGTTATGGTATTGATATGTCTAGACAACATGAGTTTGTTGTATTTAGAGCTTTGCTTGCACTGTTGGAAGAGCGTCATTTGAAATATATGTTGGATGATGTATATGAAAAATGTTTAGCTTCGAAAAAACAACCACTAGAAAAGGTAGTCAATCATGTTAAAGAATTGTATGACATGTTTGAGTACAAGGAAGTTTCTGATAAGGTAGCCGAAATTATTTCAAAAAATATCAAAGCAGAGGTAAAAGTAGTTTTCCAAACTGTGGAAAATCTACACAAAGCCTGTCCAAATCATTTAGGCGATTGGTATTTTACAGGAAATTATCCAACAAGAGGAGGAAACCGAGTTGCCAATCAGGCTTTTATTAACTTTATGGAAGGTAAAAAAACTAGAGCTTATTAA
- a CDS encoding PaaI family thioesterase, with the protein MSIKIAPVEKINEGQKNTMVSFLGIEITEVTENTLSGKMPVDDRHTQIMGVLHGGGSVVLAETLGSIAANMSVDTEKYACMGLEINANHIRPVPKGKWVYGTATAVHVGRKTHVWEIRMTNEEGKLTCISRITMAVVERFH; encoded by the coding sequence ATGAGCATAAAAATAGCCCCAGTAGAAAAAATAAATGAAGGACAGAAAAACACAATGGTTAGTTTTTTAGGCATAGAAATCACAGAAGTTACAGAAAACACACTTAGTGGAAAAATGCCAGTAGATGATAGACATACACAAATTATGGGCGTTCTGCACGGTGGAGGTTCGGTAGTGCTTGCCGAAACGTTGGGGAGCATTGCAGCTAATATGAGCGTTGATACAGAAAAATATGCCTGTATGGGATTAGAAATCAATGCCAATCATATCCGACCTGTTCCAAAAGGAAAATGGGTCTATGGAACAGCAACAGCAGTTCATGTAGGAAGAAAAACACATGTTTGGGAAATTAGAATGACAAATGAAGAAGGAAAGCTAACCTGTATTAGCCGAATTACGATGGCAGTGGTTGAGCGTTTTCATTAA
- a CDS encoding DUF2809 domain-containing protein, with the protein MSRNRTLYFLLSIAIVCIGLLSRTETASLFITSHFGDYLYSILIFLIFGWIFKNVPTYKILIITLCFCYGIELLQLYQPAKNHWFNSLRNYKLTQLFLGNHFKWQDIVYYTFGGMSCYFLEQKFTFSNHKKSKQI; encoded by the coding sequence ATGTCAAGAAATAGAACTCTTTATTTTCTGCTTTCCATAGCTATCGTCTGTATTGGTCTGTTATCAAGAACTGAAACAGCATCCCTTTTTATAACTAGCCATTTTGGAGACTATCTTTATTCTATTTTGATTTTTTTGATTTTTGGGTGGATTTTTAAAAATGTCCCAACGTACAAGATTTTGATAATTACTTTATGTTTTTGTTATGGTATAGAATTATTACAGCTTTATCAGCCAGCAAAAAATCATTGGTTTAATAGTTTGAGAAATTATAAACTAACTCAACTCTTTCTAGGAAATCATTTCAAATGGCAAGATATTGTTTACTATACTTTCGGTGGAATGAGTTGTTATTTTTTAGAACAGAAATTTACCTTTTCAAATCATAAAAAATCAAAACAGATATAA